GATAATGCTCACATGCGTAAGCCAGTTCTTCCTTTGACTGATGAAAGTAAGAAGACTATTGCTGAAGGTGTTGCAGCTAGTGGATTAGACAAAGTTGATATGAGTAAATTCTAACTGCTAGTGTAGACTAGAAAGGGCGTTGTTAGGTTGAAAATCAACTAGCAATGCCTTTTTTAGAAGGAGAATATTATGTCGGTTATAAACTCAAATACTTCAATAATTATTCTAACCGCTGTTATCCTTTATATTTTGCTTACTTCTTACTTGAGTTACAAGTGGAGTGGTCACTCAAATTCTGAATTCATGCAAGGTGGAAAGGGAATCCCCTACTTTGTTGTTGCTGTCATGCTATTCTCAAATTATAACGGAATTATGGCTGTGGTAGGTACTGCTCAAAGAGCTTATAGCAGTGGATTTGCAGCAGCTTGGTCAGTTTTTGCCGCAGCAATAGGCTTTGTCCTTTATGGTCTTTTCTTTGTTAAGCGACTTTATAATACGGGTAGTTTTACAATCTCTGGTGCTATTAAACAGAAGTATGGTAGGTCATCACAAATAATTGTCTCTATTATCATGATTTATGCGATGTTAATGTTGAATTTGAATACTTACTTTAGTGGAGCTAGTGTTTTACATGAAATTTTAGGAACAAACCTACAAATTTCAATGATCATAATTGCTATTGTTAGTACAATATATTTCAGTATTGGGGGAATGAAAAGTGTTGCCAAAACGACGATGATTCATACTTTCTTTAAATATTGTTCTGTTTTAATTATCGTTGCAGTTGCATTAGTTCTCACTCATGGTGTGCATAAAATGACAGTTAAATTACCTTCATATTATTTTAGCTTAACTGGTAAAATTGGTTGGGGAACAATTATTGGCTGGATTT
This is a stretch of genomic DNA from Lactobacillus crispatus. It encodes these proteins:
- a CDS encoding sodium:solute symporter family protein, with the translated sequence MSVINSNTSIIILTAVILYILLTSYLSYKWSGHSNSEFMQGGKGIPYFVVAVMLFSNYNGIMAVVGTAQRAYSSGFAAAWSVFAAAIGFVLYGLFFVKRLYNTGSFTISGAIKQKYGRSSQIIVSIIMIYAMLMLNLNTYFSGASVLHEILGTNLQISMIIIAIVSTIYFSIGGMKSVAKTTMIHTFFKYCSVLIIVAVALVLTHGVHKMTVKLPSYYFSLTGKIGWGTIIGWILTSTGAIFSTQFIAQAIASTPSAKAAQKASFWAAALVVPFGIGLGLIGVCARYLYPHLNPLYALPVFLGHMKTIWATIAAIGLLASVFIGVSACSLAIVALIVDDFYVPHWKPQPQKQLHVTKIISVIVGLLPLIFMFMTPNVLALSFFAKALRVSIAIVAVLAFYLPSFNNTKVANVALIGTTVLTTVWYLLGDPFGINDTYIAIFTPLIVILCGRIFTAKTISKS